The following nucleotide sequence is from Dyella sp. BiH032.
CGAACGCGAAGGCGCCAAGCTGGGGCAGATCCTGCAGGAACGGCTGGACGGTATCGAGCGCATCATCGCCGACGTGCGCGGCTGGATGCCTCAGATCCGCGAAGGCCTGCGCGCGCGCCTGGAGCAGCGGCTGGCCGACCTGAAGCAGCCGGCCGACCCTGGCCGTCTGGAGCAGGAGCTGGTGCTGCAGCTCACCCGCGTGGACGTGGACGAAGAACTCGACCGCCTGACCACGCACATCGCCGAAGCGCGCCGCGTGCTGGGCCTCAAGGAGCCGGTGGGGCGCCGCCTGGATTTCCTCATGCAGGAATTCAACCGCGAAGCCAACACGCTCGGCTCCAAGTCGGTGGATGCGCGCAGTACCAACGCGGCGGTGGAGCTGAAAGTGCTGATCGAGCAGATGCGCGAACAGGTGCAGAACATCGAATGAGTACCGCCGACACCGCCGCTCCGCTGGAAGGCACGCTGTTCGTGGTGGCTGCGCCGTCCGGCGCCGGCAAATCCACCCTGGTCAACGCGCTGCTCGAGCGTGAGCCGGCGATCTCGCTCTCCATCTCGCATACCACGCGGCCGCCGCGGCCCGGCGAGCAGTACGGGCGTCACTACTACTTCGTGGAGCGCGCGGAGTTCGAGCAGGAGATCGCGGAAGGCATCTTCCTCGAACACGCGGAAGTGCACGGCAATCTTTATGGCACTTCGCGCAAGACCGTGTCGGATCTGCTGTGCCAGGGGCGCGACGTGTTGCTGGAGATCGATTGGCAGGGGGCGCGGCAGATCCGCAAGAGCAAGCCCGATTGCGTCACGGTGTTCATCCTGCCGCCGTCCCGGGTGGAACTGGAGCGCCGGCTGCGCGGCCGCGGTTCGGACAGCGCGGAAGTGATCGAGCGGCGCTTGCACAACTCGCGCGAGGAGATCGCCCACGCGCACGAGTTCGACTACATCATCGTCAACGACCGTTTCGACGATGCCCTGGGTGACCTGCAGTCGATCGTCCGGGCGGTGCGGCAGCGCAGCCAGCTGCAGTGGCGCCGGCACGAGACGCTGATCGCCGAATTGCTGGCCTGAGGGTTAACGGGCGGCTTGGGGCCGGCGGCGGATCGCATAGCCTTCATGGCCGTCTTCGGCTAATTTGGGCGCCTTTCCCCCGGCAGCTTCGCCCATGACCGACTCCGTTCGCGCCAAGCCAGACGACAGCGCCATCGTGCGCGTCCGTGGCCTGACCACGGTGCTCAATGGCAAGACCATCTTCGACGCCCTGGATCTGGACATCCCGCGCGGCAAGGTCACGGCCATCATGGGGCCCAGCGGCACGGGCAAGACCACCCTGCTCAAGCACATCACCGGGCAGATGCGCGGCCAGGCCGGCGAGGTCTGGGTGGATGGCCGGAATGTATCCGGACTCAATCGGGAGCAGCTGTTCGAGCTGCGCGAGCGCATCGGCTACTTGTTCCAGAACTCGGCGCTGCTCACCGATTTCGACGTGTTCGAGAACGTGGCGTTCCCGCTGCGCCAGCACACCGCGCTGCCGGAAGTGCTGATCCGCAACATCGTGCTCACCAAGCTGCAGGCCGTGGGCCTGCGCGGAGCCGCGCGGCTGATGCCCAGCGAGCTGTCCGGCGGCATGGCGCGGCGCGTCGCGCTGGCGCGGGCGATCGTGTTCGATCCCATGCTGATCCTGTACGACGAGCCTTTCGTCGGCCTGGATCCGATTGCGCTGAACCAGGTGCTGAAGCTGATCCGTACGCTCAACGAGACATTGGGCATCACCAGTGTGCTGGTGGCGCACGAGCTGGCGGCTGTGCAGCAGGTGGCGGACCACGTTTATCTGATCGCCAACGGCAAGGTGGTTGCGCACGGCGATCCCAAGCTCATCGCCGGCGACGGCTCGCCCTGGACGCGGCAGTTCTTCGGCGGCGAAGCCGATGGCCCGGTGCCGTTCCAATACCCGGCCGGCGACTATGCCGCCTCGCTCGGCTTCAAGGGGGGCGCATGAGCGCCATGCGCGACAACATCGTGACCCGCTCGCTGGCGCAGATCGGCGACTGCGGGCTGTTCCTGCTGCAGATTCTGGCCGCCGTGCCGCGCAGCATGCGTCACCTGCGCGAGACGGTGCGGCAGCTGTGGTTCGTCGGCGCGATGAGCCTGATCATCATCATGGTCTGCGGCCTGTTCGTCGGCATGGTGCTGGGGCTGCAGCTGTACGACGTGCTGTCGATCTTCGGTGGCACCTCGGCCACCGGCACGGTGGTGGCCATCGCCATCTACCGCGAGCTCGGCCCGGTGGTGACGGCACTGCTGTTCGCCGGCCGCGCCGGCACCTCGGTGACCGCGGAGATCGGCCTGATGCGCGCCACCGACCAGATCGCTGCGATGGAGATGATGGCGGTCGATCCCATTGCCTATGTCGCGGTGCCGCGCTTCCTGGCCGGCGTCATCGCCATGCCCATCCTGACCTGCGTGTTCTGCGCGCTGGGCATTTTCGGCGGCCATCTGGTCGGGGTGACCTGGCTGGGCATCGACAACGGCACGTTCTGGTCCAACATGACGGCCACCGTCGAGGTGGGCAAGGACGTGGTCAACGGCGTGCTGTGGAAGAGCGCGGTGTTCGGCGCCGTGGTCTCCTTGATCGCCGTGTTCCAGGGCTACACCACGCCGCCCACCAGCGAGGGTGTGGCCTATGCCACCACGCGTACGGTGGTGGCTTCGTCGATCGCCATCCTGGCGCTCGACTTCGTGCTCACCGCCTTCCTGATGTGAGCCCCATGACGACCGTACTCATCCACCTGCCATCGAGGATCGTGCCGTGAGCCAGAGACCATCCTATGCCGTCGGCACCGGCCTGTTCATCGTGCTGGGCTTCGCGACGCTCGGCTACCTCGCCACGCAGACGACGTCCGTGGCCAATACCAACCGCGGACCGAGCTATGTCGTGGAAGCGCATTTCGCCAACATCGGCCAGCTCAAGGAGCGCGCGCCGGTGAAGGTGGCTGGCGTGCGCATCGGCCAGGTGCAGTCGATCGTGCTCGATCCGGGCAAGGAGACAGCCGACGTGAAGCTGGCCATCGACAAGCGCTACGACAAGATCCCGGACGATTCCGTCGCCACCATCTTCACCAGCGGCCTGCTCGGCGACCAGTACGTGGGTATCCAGTACGGCAACTCGTCCAAGGCATTGGCCGAAGGCGGCACGCTGGCGTTGACGCGCCCGGCGCAGCAGCTGGAGGAGATGCTCGGCAAGTTCTTTGGCGCCGGCGGCGCGGCGGACAACCTGGGCGGCAGCTATACGGTCAAGGCACGCTTCACCAACGTCGGTGCGCTGTCCGCCGGAGCGCCGGTGAAGATGGCCGGCGTGGCCATCGGCAGCGTCAAGTCGGTCAAGGCCGATCCGGTCAAGCTGGACGCCCTGGTGGAGCTGTCGATCGACAAGAAATACAGCCAGATACCCGACGATTCGGCCGCGGCAGTATTCACCAGCGGTTTGATCGGTACTCAGTATGTTGCGATCCAGCCCGGCGGCTCGCCGGATGCCCTCAAGGACGGTGACGAGCTGGTATTGACCCAGTCGGCTCTGCAGCTCGAAGACCTGATCGGCAAGTTCCTGGTCAATGGTTCCTCGAGCGACAAGAAGCCGGACAATGGCGCCGCGTCCTCTTCTTCCTCTTCCCCCCGGCCGGCAAGCACTGAGCTGGCCGCCACACCCAGGTCGATTCCAGGAGTTACCCATGATGCTGCGTAGTCTGGCTCTTGCCACCGCCATCGCGTTTACCGGTGTCGTCGCCGCTCCGGCCTTTGCCCAAGCCGCCGCCCAGGCGCCGGCGGCGGGCCAGCCCCCGCAGCAGGTGGCGCAGACCATCGTCGACGAGCTGGGCAAGGCGATCGACGGTCACCAGGCCGAGCTGAAGAAGGACAAGGAGAAGCTCATCTCGGTGATCGACGACGTCTTCCTGCCGCACTTCGACATCGATTACGCGTCGATCCTGGTGCTCGGGCAGCATGCCCGCGAGACCACGCCGGAGAAGCGCGCGGAGTTCGCCCGCGCCTTCTACAACTCGATCACCCACCGCTACGCCGAAGGCCTGCTCAGCTACACCCAGGGCCGCGTGAAGGTGCTGCCGTTCAGCGGCGACCTCAACGACAAGCGCAGCGTGGTGCGCACCCAGGTGGTGCTGGACGACGGCAAGACGGTGTCGGTGGACTACGCGTTCCGCAAGTCGCGCGACGGCGACTGGAAGGCCTACGACGTGATCATCGAAGGCATTTCCTATATCACTAACTATCGCAACCAGGTCGACGCCGAGATTCGCAAGGGTGGCCTCGACAATCTGATCAACGACCTGAAGACCAAGGGTGCCGACGCGCTCAAGCAGATGGACAAGGACGGCAAGCAGGGATGAGCGCCGCCGCCTTCCAGGTGACGCGCACCGCACCGGATGCCTTGCAGGTCTCCGGCGCGCTGACCTTCGCTACGGCGGCGCAGGCGTTGACCGCGATCAATGCGGCAGCCGCCGGCTGCCGCGAAGTCGACCTGGCGGGCGTCAGCCAGAGCGACAGCGCCGGACTGGCCTGTGTGCTGGCGGTGCTGGCCCATGCAGCGGAGCGTGGCCATCCGCTGGCGCTGCGGAACGTACCGGAGGGTATGCGGGTGCTGGCCTCGGTGTGCGAAGTCGACCGGTTGCTCGCGTAAGCTCCGCGTAGCTGGATCGCGCAAGAAAAAGGGGCCTCGCGGCCCCTTTTTGCTGTGCTCAGTTCGGGTTGGGCTTCTGTGCCGCCGGCTCCTGAGGTTGCTGCGTCTTCTCCCATTGGTGCTGCTCGTTGAGCAGCTCGTCGGGATCGAAGTTGGCTTCCTTCAGGCCTTGCATCTGCTCGATCACTTCCGCCGGCGGATTGCCGTCGTAGATCCGGTAGATGCGCTGCTGGCGGTAGGCGTCGCGCAGGAACACGTAGGGGTCATAGGCCGACTTCAGGAAGCTCTCGGCATCGATTGCACGCGAGCGGATCGTCACCAGGTACAGCACCTGCGGGATGTAGTACTGGCCGTAGTGGAAGTCGTGGTTGCGCGAGAAATAGCTCAGCGGATCGAAGAAATAACTGTCCACCGGCAGGCGCCAGACATCGCGTACGGTCGTCGGACCCACCAGCGGCAGCATCAGGAAGTCGCCTTCGGGTACGCCCCAGCGGGCCAAGGTGATGCCGAAGTCATTGTCTTCCAGCGGCAAGCCGAGCTGGCTGGCCGGATCGAAGAAGCCGCCTACGCCCAGCGTCAGGTTGACCAGGAAGCGGCCGGTGCTGCGCGCGGCCTGGAGCGGACGGGCCTGCAGAAGGTCGTTGGCTACTGTGATCGGCATCTTGATGTTGGTGAAGAAGTCGCTCACCGCGCGGCGCACCGGCGGATTGGTGACCTTGCGGTAGCCGACCGCCACCGGGCGGATGATCGCCTGGTCCAGCGAATCGTTGAACGCGTAGACCTTACGGTTGAACTGTTCGTGCGGATCGTCCGTGCGGGGCTTGGCGATGCTGCAGCCGGCCAGCAGGGCCACGGCGAGCAGGGGCGACAGGCGCAGCAGAGCGCGTCGAAGGGGGGATGACATCAGCATCAAAAGTCCTGTCCGCTGCGAAGGTCGAGGAAACGATTAATTGTACTGCCTGGTTCTTATATTGTGTATTGCTAGGGCGAGTCTCGGCGCTGGGCGCTGCAGGCCGCCTGAACCAGTCATGATAAGGCCATGTTGCATTGCCATGAAAGCGCCCCCTGGCTACACTGGCGACCTATAAGTCGCTTTATTCCCTAAGGATTTCACATGGCACGCATTACCGTGGAAGACTGCCTCGAGGTAGTCGACAACCGTTTCGAGCTGGTGCTGATGGCGACCAAGCGCGCCCGGCAGCTGGCCAAGGGTGCCGAGCCGGCAGTCAATCCCGACCATGACAAGCCCACGGTCGTGGCGCTGCGCGAGATCGCCGACCGCCGCATCGACCAGGCCACCATCGACGAGATCGACCGCGCCGAGCGCGAGCGTGCCGAGCGCGAAGCGCTGGAGTGGGCCGCGGCCGAAGTCGACGATGATCTCTCCAAGGGCGGCGACGACTGATGGACGGAGCTGGCTGTAAACGCTGCCACGCGGGCGCCGGCTTGGCCGGTGCCGTACGCGGGCGCCCCGTTGCCGCCGCTCCTATTCGCTCCCTTCTGCCCCGCGGGGTGGCTGCCTGAGCGGCGGCCAACGCCACATGTCCGCGGCTACGCATCCCGAGCCCGTGGATACGTCCTCGTTGCCGCCCTACGTGCTCGCGCTCAAGGAGCGCGTGGCCTACCTGCCCGAAGACCAGGTGATGCGCGTATTGCGCGCCTACGAGGTCGGTGCGCAGGCGCACGAGGGGCAGGCCCGCAAAAGCGGTGAACCGTACATCACCCACCCGGTCGCCGTGGCAGGCATCCTGGCCGAGCTGGGCCTGGACGCCGAAACCATCATCGCTGCGATCCTGCACGACACGCTGGAAGACACGGCTCTCAGCCGCGCCGAACTGGCCGGCGAGTTCGGCGATACCGTGGCCGATCTGGTCGACGGCGTCACCAAGCTGGACAAGATGCGGTTCCGCAGCCGCCAAGAGGCAGACGCGGAGAGCTTCCGGAAGATGCTGCTGGCGATGGCGCGCGACTTGCGCGTCATCCTGATCAAGCTCGCAGACCGGCTGCACAACATGCGCACGCTCGGCGCGAAAGATGCCGAATCGCGCCGTCGCATCGCGCGCGAAACCCTGGAAATCTATGCGCCCATCGCCCAGCGCCTGGGCATGAACAAGTTCAAGGCCGAGCTGCAGGACCTGGGTTTCAAAGCGCTTTACCCCGATCGCTACCGCGTGATCAGCGACCGCATTCGCGCCGCGCTGGGCAATCGACGCGAGGCCATGGGTAAGATCGAAGCCGCGCTCTCGGCACGGTTGACCGGCGAGCATCTGACCTCGCGCGTGATCGGCCGCATCAAGTCGCCGTGGAGCATCTATTCGAAGATGCGCAATGAGCACAAGAGCTTTGCGCAGCTCATGGATGTCTACGGTTTTCGTGTAGTCGTCGACAGTGCGATGAGCTGCTACATGGCGCTCGGCTCGGTGCATTCGCTGTACAAGCCGGTTGATCGGCGGTTCAAGGATTTCATCGCGATTCCCAAGGCCAACGGCTATCAGTCGTTGCACACCGTGCTGCTCGGTCCGTTCGGCGCACCGATCGAAGTGCAAATCCGCACGGCGGAGATGGATTCCGTCGCCGAGCGCGGTGTCGCGGCGCACTGGGCTTACAAGACGGATAGTGGGCCGGCCAACAGCGCTCAGGCGCGTGCGCGCGAGTGGCTGTCGTCGCTGGCGGACAGCCAGGCGAATACCTCCTCGTCGTCCGAATTCATCGAGAACGTCAAGATCGATCTCTTTCCCGACGAGGTCTATCTGTTCACGCCGCGCGGAGACATCCTCTCCTTGCCGCGCAATGCTACGGCGCTGGACTTCGCGTACGCCGTGCATACAGATGTCGGCGACCACGCCGTCGCCGCGCGCGTCGACAAGAAACTGCTTCCGCTGCGCACGCGGCTAGAGTCGGGGCAACTGGTAGAGATCATCACTGCGCCGTCCGCGGTGCCCAATCCGGCATGGCTGGAGTCGGTGGTCACGGGCAAGGCGCGTACCGCGATCCGTCAGTACCTCAAGCATCTGCAGCATGAGGATGCGGTGGATTTCGGACACCGCATGCTCGACCGCGCGCTCGACGCACAAGGTTCGAGCCTCGACGCTATCCCCGCCGCCGTACTGGACCGCTTCCTCGAAGCGTCCAAGCTCAAGCGGCTGGAGGAGCTGCTCGCCGACATCGCGCTGGGTAATCGCATGCCCGACGTGGTGGCGGGTCAGCTGCTCGTCGCGCGCGGCAAGCAGAAGGGTGCGGCTGCGCCGACGCAGCACGCCGTCGAGAAGATCCGCATCACCGGTGCCGAGCGCGGCGTCCTGAGTTTCGGCAACTGCTGCCACCCGCTGCCGGGGGACGAGATCATCGGCTACCTATCCACCGGCAAGGGTATCGTCGTCCACCGGATCGAATGCCCCAACGTGATGGAGCTGCGCAAGTCGCCCGAGCGCTGCGTCGCCATCGAATGGGACCGGGACGTCCAGGGAGACTATCGTGCCGAGCTGCGCATCGAGGTCATCAATCGGCCCGGCGTGCTGGCCACGGTGGCGGCGGCGATCGCCGCCGCGAATTCGAACATCGAGAACGTCGAGTACGTGGAGCGCGACAGTGCCGCCGCGACCTTGCTGTTCGCGCTCGAAGTGAAGAACCGCAAGCATCTGGCGGACGTCATCCGACGTGTGCGGCGCACCGGCGTCGTCAGCGGCGCGTACAGGTATCCGCTGTAAGGCCGCCACTCTTTCCGTTTCCGCGTCGGCGCTCCTAAACTTCGGACTTTCCCCGCTCCGAGGTCCGCGCGATGTCCCGCAGCATCATTTCCACCGACAAGGCCCCCGCCGCGATCGGCCCGTATTCGCAGGCCGTCCGGGCCGGCAACACCGTGTACTTCTCCGGACAGATTCCGCTGAATCCCGCCACCGGCGAACTCGTGCAGGGCAACATCGACCTGCAGACCCGCCGGGTCTTCGACAACCTCAAGGCAGTGGCCGAGGCGGCTGGCGGCGCGCTCTCGGATGTCGTCCGCGTGGGCATCTACGTCACGGATCTGGCGAATTTCGCCGCGGTCAATGCAGTGATGGCCGAGTACTTCGCGACGCCGTATCCCGCACGCTCGACGATCCAGGTATCAGCCCTGCCGAAAGGCGCTGAAGTGGAGGTCGACGCCGTGATGGTTCTGGGCTGACCCCTGCGGGGGGCGTTCGCCGACGCCGCCCGTGGGCGCGCGCCGCTACGTCTCCAGGACAGGCTCGGATAGGCTTGCCGCGATGCCTGCCTCGCCCACTTCCTCCGCCATCGACATGCCGCCCGATCCCGGCCTCGCGCCGGTATCGACGTTGCCCGGCGTCGGTCCGGCCCTCGCCGAGGCGCTCGCGCGGCTGGGGCTGGAGCGCGTGCAGGACCTGTGGTTCCACCTGCCGCTCCGCTACGAGGACCGTACCCGGATCGAGGCCATCGCCGACCTGCGGGTCGGCGAGCGCGCCCAGGTCGAGGGCGTAGTGGAAGCGGTGGAGCGGGGGTTTCGCTATCGGCCGCAACTGAAGGTCGCCATCAGCGATGCATCGGCGCAGACCTTGGTATTGCGCTTCTTCCATTTCCACCGCGCTCAGGCCGAGCAGCTCAAGCCCGGCGTGCGCCTGTTGGTCTACGGCGAGGCACGCCATGGCGCGCAGGGCATGGAAATGGTGCATCCGCAGTACCAGCGCTTACTGGATGATGTTCCACCGGCGATGGAGGATCGCCTGACCCCGGTTTATCCGACCACGGAAGGGCTGGGGCCCAAGCGCCTCGCCGGTGTCATCGCAAAGGCGCTGGCGGTGCTTCCGCCTGATCACCAGCTGGAGCTGATTCCTCCGGAGCTTGGAGCGGCGCATGGTTTGACCTCGTTGCGAGAGGCCTTGCTCTATGTGCACCGGCCGCCACCCGACGCGCATCTCGGGCAGCTGACGCTGGGGCGGCATCCGGCCCAGCAGCGCCTGGCCTTCGAAGAGCTGCTCACCCAGCATCTGAGCCTCAAGCGTATGCGCGCCGCGGTGAAACGGCGGCGGGCTCCCATGCTGGGCGGAGACGGCGCGCTGCGCCAGCGTCTGCTCGACAGCCTGCCATTCGCGCTCACTGGCGCGCAGCGCCGCGTGTCCGACGACGTGGCAGCGGACCTGGCCAAGAAGCACCCCATGCTCAGGCTGGTGCAGGGCGACGTCGGCAGTGGCAAGACGGTCGTCGCCGCGCTCGCTGCGCTGGCTGCCGTGGAGTCGGGCCGGCAAGTCGCGCTGATGGCGCCGACAGAGCTGCTGGCTGAACAGCATTTGCGTAGTTTCCGGCACTGGCTGCAACCGCTCGGCGTGGAAGTCGAATGGCTTGCGGGGAAGGTCACCGGCAAGGCCCGCCAGCGCGCGCTGGAGCGCGTTGCCGCTGGCGCGCCCGTGGTGATCGGCACCCACGCATTGATGCAGGAAGGGGTCGACTTCGCGCGACTCGGGTTGGTGATCGTCGACGAGCAGCACCGCTTCGGCGTGCAGCAGCGCCTGTCGCTCCGCGACAAAGGCCTGGAGGGCGACCAGGTTCCCCATCAGCTGGTACTTACTGCCACACCGATCCCGCGGACGCTGGCGATGAGCGCCTACGCCGATCTCGATGTGTCTTCCATCGACGAATTGCCGCCAGGGCGTACGCCGGTGCAGACCATCGCGATTTCCAATGCGCGCCGGGCCGAAGTGATCGAGCGCATCCACTCGGCCTGCCTCGAGGGACGGCAGGTCTACTGGGTATGCACGCTGATCGAAGAAACGGAGCAGTTGCGCGCGCAGGCGGCCGAAGTGGCCTACGCCGAGCTCTCCGGCGCGTTGCGGGACTGCCATGTGGGCCTGATCCATGGGCGCATGAAGCCCAAGGAGAAGCAGGCGGTGATGGATGCCTTCAAGCAGGGCGAACTGGCCGTACTGGTGGCGACCACAGTGATCGAGGTGGGCGTCGACGTACCCAATGCGAGCCTGATGGTGATCGAGAACAGCGAGCGTCTCGGCCTTGCGCAGCTGCACCAGCTGCGCGGGCGCGTGGGGCGCGGGGCAGTGGCCTCCAACTGCGTGCTGCTCTATCAGCCGCCGCTGGGGACCCTGGCCAGGGAGCGGTTGCAGGTGATGCGCGACACCAACGACGGTTTCCGTATCGCGGAGAAGGACCTGGAACTGCGCGGCCCGGGCGAGGTGCTTGGCACGCGGCAGACCGGCCAGCTCAGCTTTCGCATCGCGGACCTCTCGCGCGACGCGCATTTGCTGCCGGCCGTCCAGGCCGTGGGCACGGCCATGCTGCGCGACCACGCCGGGCAGGCGGAGCGGCTGATCGAGCGGTGGATCGGTGGCGCTGCGCGTTATGTGCACGCATGAACGGATGAGGGCCGGCCTCGCCAGTTCCCCATGTCCCATTCCCCGGCTTAAGCTAACCGGCTCATCCAGGGAAAGCCCATGACCAAGCCCCAGCTCCTGATCGATACCGACCCCGGCGTGGACGATGCACTCGCCATTCTGATGGCGCATGCACACGCCGACATCGTGGGTTTGAGCGTCGCCGCCGGCAACGTCGGCCTGGGGCACACGGTGCGCAACGCGCGCACGCTGGTGGATCTGATGGGCGGCAGTGTGCCGGTCTTTGCAGGCTGCCCGACTCCGCTGGTGCGCGGTCCGGAGGAGGATGCCGCCTTCGTGCACGGAAGCGATGGCTTGGGGGATGTGGGCTTTGCGGAACCCGTCGCCACGGCGGAGACGGAGCAGGCCGCACTGGCCTTGTTGCGCCTGACGCGCGAGCGGCCCGGCGAGCTGACCCTGGTGGCCCTGGCGCCGCTCACCAATGTGGCGCTCGCGCTGCGGCTGGATCCGACCTTGCCCCAGCGGGTGAAGCGCCTGGTGGTCATGGGGGGTGCGGTGACCGGGTTGGGCAACACCGGCAAAGTCCCGGCCGAGTTCAATATTGGGTTCGACCCCGAAGCCGCGCACGTGGTCTTCGAGGCCTTCCCTCATTTCGACCTCGTCGATTGGGAGGCCACGCTGCGCCACGCTTTCGAGGAAGACGCCTTTGACGGTTGGTTGGCGGCCGGCGACCGGAGAGCCGAGTTCTTCGGCCAGGTCTTCCGTACCGCGCGGGCCTTCAATGCCACCAGCAAGCGCCGCGGCATCATCGCCGCGGATGCGTTGGCCATGGCGGTGGCGATCGATCCGAGCATCGTCACCCGCAGTGAAGAACGGCACGTGGCGGTGGAGCTGGATGGCAGGCTGACCCGCGGCGCCACGGTCGTGGACTGGGCCGGCCGGCTCGGTCACCCGGCCAATGCGCGCATCGTGCTGGAGGTAGATCAGGCGAGGTTCGCGGTCATGGTGAGACGAGCCCTCGGGGCTGCCTGAAGAGCCAGGCGGGCAAGTGGCTGAACTACTTGCCTTTGGCTCCGATGGCTCGTTATAATGCCGCTCTTTTCACCCACCGCTTTGAGTCCGTCATGAAGCCCGATATCCATCCGAACTACCGCCCGGTGGTGTTTCAGGACCTTTCGTCCGACTTCGCGTTCCTGACGCGCTCGACGATCGCCTCCAAGGAAACCGTCAAGTGGGAAGACGGCAACGAGTACCCGCTGATCAAGGTGGATATCTCCAGCCACTCGCACCCGTTCTACACCGG
It contains:
- a CDS encoding nucleoside hydrolase; the encoded protein is MTKPQLLIDTDPGVDDALAILMAHAHADIVGLSVAAGNVGLGHTVRNARTLVDLMGGSVPVFAGCPTPLVRGPEEDAAFVHGSDGLGDVGFAEPVATAETEQAALALLRLTRERPGELTLVALAPLTNVALALRLDPTLPQRVKRLVVMGGAVTGLGNTGKVPAEFNIGFDPEAAHVVFEAFPHFDLVDWEATLRHAFEEDAFDGWLAAGDRRAEFFGQVFRTARAFNATSKRRGIIAADALAMAVAIDPSIVTRSEERHVAVELDGRLTRGATVVDWAGRLGHPANARIVLEVDQARFAVMVRRALGAA
- a CDS encoding type B 50S ribosomal protein L31; the protein is MKPDIHPNYRPVVFQDLSSDFAFLTRSTIASKETVKWEDGNEYPLIKVDISSHSHPFYTGKQKTIETGGRVDKFRRRYAQK
- the recG gene encoding ATP-dependent DNA helicase RecG produces the protein MPASPTSSAIDMPPDPGLAPVSTLPGVGPALAEALARLGLERVQDLWFHLPLRYEDRTRIEAIADLRVGERAQVEGVVEAVERGFRYRPQLKVAISDASAQTLVLRFFHFHRAQAEQLKPGVRLLVYGEARHGAQGMEMVHPQYQRLLDDVPPAMEDRLTPVYPTTEGLGPKRLAGVIAKALAVLPPDHQLELIPPELGAAHGLTSLREALLYVHRPPPDAHLGQLTLGRHPAQQRLAFEELLTQHLSLKRMRAAVKRRRAPMLGGDGALRQRLLDSLPFALTGAQRRVSDDVAADLAKKHPMLRLVQGDVGSGKTVVAALAALAAVESGRQVALMAPTELLAEQHLRSFRHWLQPLGVEVEWLAGKVTGKARQRALERVAAGAPVVIGTHALMQEGVDFARLGLVIVDEQHRFGVQQRLSLRDKGLEGDQVPHQLVLTATPIPRTLAMSAYADLDVSSIDELPPGRTPVQTIAISNARRAEVIERIHSACLEGRQVYWVCTLIEETEQLRAQAAEVAYAELSGALRDCHVGLIHGRMKPKEKQAVMDAFKQGELAVLVATTVIEVGVDVPNASLMVIENSERLGLAQLHQLRGRVGRGAVASNCVLLYQPPLGTLARERLQVMRDTNDGFRIAEKDLELRGPGEVLGTRQTGQLSFRIADLSRDAHLLPAVQAVGTAMLRDHAGQAERLIERWIGGAARYVHA